In Phyllopteryx taeniolatus isolate TA_2022b chromosome 1, UOR_Ptae_1.2, whole genome shotgun sequence, the following proteins share a genomic window:
- the xirp2a gene encoding xin actin-binding repeat-containing protein 2 isoform X6, with the protein MDESEACSLPGGLASVKKQFENQDFASSSSQSSSNQFHLQQRSVQEVSRSSEVTVRSSVREANPSTSIFQNQQEVIHDERVHHNNVTTSHGTYNETVMLTGGEELPKVSTQALKQQYEKNIEEATPPNEIKVDMDFNQFQWMPVSQLSKASTMTSHQSSSSVKTTATCAVSSVTHETEEYFPPPPPPPMNLLEVPQETHESSAQPHRQDPQYKSNVNKEQYFKNKSRAELKRIYKHIHPEVRKNLEEDYLSPLTESEQTQQMVGDVQQTCFMFENEGSSRSTSPDRESLEWDEILRGEVQSRRWMFENKPLDTIKDDTPDENEVKNIAQQEIIAGKDVRYTAWMFETQPMDVLGSETLASSEQIQKVTDLARGDVRTATWLFETQPLDYLNKIYQEDEQDTVITKDITGGDVKTARYLFETQHLDSLGKTETIEESNFLSLKSELEEVKGDVKTTTRMFETLPMCVIRGDSGEMLEITTIRREETEKGDVKTSRWMFETQPLDTINKDLANVKIICGISMEDNIQGGVNKGRWLFETKTLDTIKDEEWETTRKKREEIIGADVKKHCLVFETQPMDMLKDNANARSLACEEIVGGDVQSAKHLFETVPMENLKDLIDVGKLQKMVAAEEEKGDVRHQKWVFESQPLANIREEKKEVMRTVNIEALDKGDVTNCKEKFESMDLSKCEGTQKIQVEGVTSGSVESNRVLFESTPLYAMQDSSGHYHEVRTVRREEIVKGDVHSCRWMFETRPIDEFDESLKKFQIIKGISKQEIESGDVKTAKWLFETQQLDAIKHVDSEEKETKEETEIERGDVKTCRWLFETQPMDVLYEKVEKSEVNVEQVQKGDVKTCTWLFETQSLDNIRDHTESESETILKTCTVKQKDIQGKDVRLARFLFETENLENLTGEDSSSFKRVTEIDIQSGDVSRMKYIFENRSSDIMSSTSEETMQLLKMQQAEDIQRGNVVNCTWMFENHPIDTIHDESKEDREIRTVTDVQGGDVDKGRFTFETFSLDQIKDESTESDISKLTGIFRNDLEKGDVKNYTMMFETQPLYAIRDKEGCYHEVTTVTKEEIMRGDVVGSRWLFETKPLDSIRDSEEVYVIKAVTEEGINKGDVSSARWRFETQPLDEITEEIKVKSKTVADIQGGDVRTNKQRFEADETSQKYIRTVSVSEIQKGDVRSATWMFETHAIDEIGGERAEYDGMERVTKEEVMKGDVKQSVWLFEKQPLDSIKKMEDTEVLIDREEIPQGDVKTTTWLFETTPFHEFNERTVEKSDIVGKSIKETLEELYCQKMVNSQGILIEADEIGDVRMAKYKLMNQETPQIQREEIIRGDLSNIMLNLLNRRETTERAITIDIEERGNINTTVEQLFNQERGSNIEKEEILHGDIQEAMKNLLRNESSSKRGILIQEDEKGDVRMTIYSLLNKGERACMEKEDIIQGNVSKTLHRLLSNSGAEDSKKIRVGDIERGNVSFYTTCIESGALDYLKQLQYGTDETAQAVEKDCIIGGDIEETKILLRKNQQEIGRTVAKDDIVPGDVCSIVQVFMTEPTVTYRNLEKQDIVKGDLSAALDSLSQAINQKAAIEKEQVVKGDIPMTLRSLEKAQYQPKEMEKPEIIRGDIRSALESLEKSATTKMEATIEDLVPGDIKGTLKSLQEAKDAVKEVEREEIVKGDIHIAMHSLHEASSEKKTHQHQVSEQGDVKATIQLLLEPTTSPRMQRRGSIEGNVKTSIKSLYEGQETTFVEKEEVLKGDVQGAIKCLMQKKQYSKPKRMQSKVRAPQKNPLTVNQVTHEQLLEEKQKTITGSSDSAVKKLFQSCESQKHNESKLMKTQVITNEASMTVSKTDNTAGAFQKKSIKEEKPKVLPPQKTQSSKPIMIKTKQTSNYEQAKAKTADMNTIKSVHSSLQTNISNKQICETKTVQHVQMTVVQETASHKENVTITEHTAKKQMENQAFRQKQSLKNLKSDSHNLDMVTRGVIKKGKPELHFPPPPLSPPPSSESELSLPPPPSPLLENPTSCLSQPPVAAQESDLPPPPPPPPVESGKLEPEFFPPPSPTSCSGQDFLPPPPSQEELNAMPLPPGTNLGKSIGKPLFKVPKQPEAQRPAPVKPKWQRNMQNLLQRPTQLHLDQEKTTIAPFRNVKVQEGITEASEQKAHKIIHSDTKIPNLPSAKLIQKASPQPPQKIFLPPMKLPLPPEPAPAPQPRPYAHKFKTPLMLAEEKYRQQRMENEETGTSTVTTSTSPPLNTQPTPYVDSLQLSTLNGTEKVETTEAAKVNVQVPKEETSVQHITTKKIPSQIPLSKPLTSVASKKVAPGCSNLDSQQLSTKISSGKLLSSKVSVKNQPAPVLKTQPFSVSQLEHETSNVAVQSCTNVVTSSVTEEQQIIKKSKASNIAVTHSDLSQENIHVQGQVAPMREAKDVKNVNEVLTKEGKMPSSQPTKIPKVTPSFKVRTFKMPAQKKDEKDDTLGQIEAKKSETHFQQQISNVSLRSEAKLTQERNQVTSSITEVQVRETKNQVPIKKESHMISGKPVHMNETKETQPPTVTVLMAKKAKTSSVSQVQQSMRAQQVQRQQEMVVTERVVQHSSQRQEAAHMHQKQIKQEPAEASKTQTTSGKSKSDMSVQITCMDQAHSEEMPQLEKCHAMQKLLTQMKEFEGTPSKIDPTTVSRIISDLPDWLVGSDERNNLCGLAKQSNKKKLKEMVVYLKNIIQVKHTNLAEKLTAVEMKEKAFPSPPPPVAPKPDQVLSGVTTKLSKISIGSSKTEKKGSEEKKSLHESKVQHELSEAAHQRVHSPLASIRTPSPTFISIESRRIESPLRGTPSPPPYKSVGTPPPPTRKQYTATSTFRATPSPTMNRSEKLMKLKDTTSKVSCNPTPPPPLATPELFVDAGEQSSQCIVQDTPTVRNEQVLVNVAEVGDSMMTVRDKKCFFEEAQKGEENKSYLRKDPIHIPERLEADTEESAQVLTADILKEDLPRVDMTKLVNKFESPQATVYSRKEPIAITERLGSDTEDAEPNPHTPRIEEMSTFNVKAIKNVFESGEHSSQAARDLREQIEKREADFSHSKPVDQSEISSLAEGLCSIDDFGNIMRSEVYCGSSVTRGNPPSYADVVRGRVPTVAVPSDASTEELLRNLQQSWAESQGSLQNVGFRVMEQRSSQIVTHQQETVVMEDSSSRFRTVQGVSEEGVPDGISDCRQAKLP; encoded by the exons ATGGATGAGTCTGAGGCCTGTTCACTGCCTGGTGGCCTGGCCAGTGTGAAGAAACAATTTGAAAACCAGGACTTTGCCTCATCGTCTTCCCAGTCCAGCAGCAACCAATTCCATTTACAACAGAGATCTGTGCAG GAGGTGTCCCGTTCCTCCGAGGTGACGGTGAGAAGCAGTGTCAGAGAAGCCAATCCCTCCACAAGCATCTTTCAGAATCAGCAagag GTGATCCATGATGAGAGAGTCCACCATAACAATGTAACCACCAGTCACGGAACTTACAATGAAACAG TTATGCTCACTGGTGGAGAGGAGCTACCGAAGGTTTCCACCCAGGCGTTGAAGCAGCAGTATGAAAAGAACATTGAGGAAGCCACACCCCCCAATGAAATAAAG GTCGATATGGATTTTAACCAGTTTCAGTGGATGCCAGTAAGCCAGTtgtccaaagcttcaacaatgaccAGCCACCAAAGCTCCTCCTCTGTAAAGACCACTGCCACATGTGCAGTGTCATCAGTGACTCATGAAACAGAAGAgtattttcctcctcctcctcctcctcctatgAATCTGCTTGAGGTACCTCAGGAAACCCATGAGAGCAGTGCCCAGCCCCACAGGCAAGACCCCCAATATAAAAGCAATGTTAACAAGGAGCAGtactttaaaaacaagagcaggGCTGAACTAAAGCGCATCTACAAGCATATTCATCCAGAAGTTCGTAAGAACCTTGAAGAAGACTACCTAAGTCCCCTTACTGAGTCAGAACAGACTCAGCAAATGGTGGGGGATGTCCAGCAGACATGCTTTATGTTTGAAAATGAGGGCTCGAGTAGGAGTACGAGCCCTGATCGAGAATCTTTGGAGTGGGATGAAATCCTTAGAGGAGAAGTGCAATCTCGGCGCTGGATGTTTGAAAACAAGCCATTGGACACGATAAAAGATGACACGCCTGATGAGAATGAGGTTAAGAATATTGCACAGCAAGAAATCATTGCTGGTAAGGATGTAAGATACACAGCATGGATGTTTGAGACTCAGCccatggatgttttggggagTGAGACACTTGCTTCTTCAGAGCAGATACAAAAGGTGACTGATCTTGCAAGAGGTGATGTCCGGACTGCTACTTGGCTCTTTGAGACGCAGCCACTAGACTATCTGAATAAGATCTATCAAGAAGATGAACAGGACACTGTTATCACAAAAGACATCACTGGAGGAGATGTGAAAACTGCCAGGTATCTCTTTGAGACCCAGCATCTAGATTCACTGGGGAAAACAGAAACGATTGAGGAAAGCAATTTTCTTAGCCTAAAGTCTGAGCTAGAGGAGGTTAAAGGGGATGTGAAGACAACCACTCGCATGTTTGAGACTCTGCCCATGTGTGTCATCAGGGGGGATTCGGGAGAGATGCTAGAGATCACAACCATTCGCAGGGAGGAGACTGAGAAAGGAGACGTAAAGACATCACGCTGGATGTTTGAAACCCAACCCCTCGATACTATCAACAAAGACCTTGCTAATGTAAAGATTATATGTGGTATTTCCATGGAGGACAACATTCAAGGGGGGGTCAATAAGGGTAGATGgctttttgagacaaagactcTAGACACCATCAAGGATGAGGAATGGGAGACCACcaggaaaaaaagggaagagaTCATCGGCGCTGATGTAAAAAAACACTGCCTGGTTTTTGAGACTCAGCCTATGGATATGTTGAAAGATAATGCCAATGCTCGATCTTTGGCCTGTGAGGAGATTGTTGGAGGTGATGTGCAATCAGCAAAGCACCTGTTTGAAACGGTGCCCATGGAAAATCTCAAGGATCTAATTGACGTGGGGAAACTTCAGAAAATGGTAGCAGCTGAAGAAGAAAAGGGCGATGTGAGGCATCAAAAGTGGGTTTTTGAAAGCCAACCTTTAGCGAATAtaagagaagagaaaaaagaagTGATGCGAACTGTGAACATTGAAGCTCTAGACAAAGGTGATGTGACAAACTGTAAGGAAAAATTTGAAAGTATGGATTTAAGTAAATGTGAAGGAACGCAGAAAATTCAAGTTGAGGGTGTGACAAGTGGATCTGTGGAATCTAACCGAGTTCTTTTTGAATCTACACCTCTTTATGCGATGCAAGACAGCTCTGGCCATTACCATGAGGTGAGAACTGTAAGGCGGGAGGAGATTGTCAAGGGAGACGTGCATAGTTGTCGATGGATGTTTGAAACACGGCCTATTGATGAGTTTGATGAAAGCCTTAAAAAGTTTCAGATCATAAAAGGTATATCTAAACAAGAAATTGAGTCAGGGGATGTTAAGACGGCCAAGTGGCTGTTTGAAACGCAGCAGCTTGATGCCATTAAACATGTTGATAGTGAAGAAAAGGAGActaaagaggagactgaaaTTGAAAGAGGGGATGTTAAGACTTGCAGGTGGCTATTTGAAACACAACCAATGGATGTCTTATATGAGAAGGTTGAAAAGAGTGAGGTAAATGTTGAGCAAGTGCAGAAAGGTGATGTCAAAACGTGCACTTGGCTCTTTGAAACTCAGAGTCTTGACAACATACGCGACCATACAGAGTCAGAGTCTGAGACCATTTTAAAGACCTGcactgtgaaacaaaaagacataCAAGGAAAAGATGTGCGGCTGGCTCGCTTTCTTTTTGAGACAGAGAATCTTGAAAACCTAACCGGTGAGGACAGTAGTTCTTTTAAAAGGGTCACAGAAATCGACATTCAGTCAGGTGATGTTTCCAGGATGAAGTACATTTTTGAGAATCGCTCATCAGACATAATGAGCTCCACCTCCGAGGAAACAATGCAGCTGTTAAAGATGCAGCAGGCTGAGGACATCCAGAGGGGCAATGTGGTCAATTGCACCTGGATGTTTGAAAACCACCCTATTGATACAATCCATGATGAATCCAAAGAGGATAGAGAAATTCGAACGGTCACTGATGTTCAAGGGGGTGATGTTGACAAAGGCCGTTTCACTTTTGAGACGTTCTCCCTGGATCAAATTAAAGATGAGTCCACTGAGTCTGATATTTCAAAACTCACAGGTATTTTTAGAAATGATTTAGAGAAAGGGGATGTCAAAAATTACACCATGATGTTCGAGACCCAACCTCTGTATGCTATCCGTGACAAAGAGGGCTGTTACCATGAAGTCACGACAGTCACCAAAGAAGAGATAATGAGAGGAGATGTGGTGGGTTCCAGGTGGCTGTTTGAGACCAAACCTCTAGATTCTATTAGAGACTCAGAGGAGGTGTATGTTATAAAAGCTGTTACTGAAGAAGGAATCAACAAAGGAGATGTTAGCTCGGCCAGATGGAGGTTTGAAACACAACCTCTAGATGAAATTACAGAGGAAATAAAAGTTAAGTCCAAAACAGTTGCAGATATCCAAGGTGGTGATGTGAGGACAAACAAGCAGCGATTCGAGGCAGATGAGACATCACAAAAATACATTCGAACGGTCAGTGTGAGTGAAATCCAAAAGGGAGATGTCAGATCAGCTACGTGGATGTTTGAAACCCATGCAATTGATGAGATTGGTGGCGAACGAGCAGAGTATGATGGTATGGAGAGAGTGACAAAGGAGGAAGTGATGAAAGGGGATGTTAAACAGTCTGTGTGGCTCTTTGAGAAGCAGCCACTCGACAGCATCAAAAAGATGGAGGACACAGAGGTTTTGATTGACAGGGAAGAAATCCCACAGGGGGATGTAAAGACAACAACATGGCTCTTTGAAACGACACCTTTCCATGAATTCAATGAGAGGACTGTGGAAAAAAGCGACATTGTAGGTAAAAGCATTAAAGAGACACTTGAGGAACTTTACTGTCAGAAAATGGTCAATTCACAAGGTATCCTCATTGAGGCAGATGAAATTGGCGACGTTCGCATGGCCAAGTACAAACTGATGAACCAGGAGACTCCCCAAATCCAAAGAGAAGAGATTATCCGTGGGGACCTGAGCAACATCATGTTGAACCTCTTGAATCGTAGGGAGACCACTGAGAGGGCGATAACTATTGACATTGAAGAGCGGGGCAATATCAACACCACAGTAGAGCAACTGTTCAACCAAGAGAGAGGCAGCAATATTGAGAAAGAAGAAATCCTCCATGGGGACATTCAGGAGGCCATGAAAAATTTGCTTAGAAATGAGAGTTCTTCCAAACGTGGCATTCTGATTCAAGAGGATGAAAAGGGAGACGTGAGGATGACAATATATTCCTTGTTGAATAAAGGGGAAAGAGCATGCATGGAGAAAGAGGATATAATTCAAGGGAATGTCAGTAAAACCCTTCATCGCCTTCTCTCCAACTCGGGGGCAGAGGACTCTAAAAAGATAAGGGTAGGAGACATAGAAAGGGGTAATGTAAGCTTTTACACCACGTGCATTGAGTCTGGAGCCTTGGACTATTTGAAGCAACTTCAATATGGAACAGATGAAACTGCACAAGCTGTAGAAAAGGACTGCATTATTGGTGGCGATATTGAGGAAACAAAAATCTTGCTTAGGAAGAATCAGCAGGAGATAGGCCGCACAGTGGCAAAAGATGATATAGTTCCTGGTGATGTATGCAGCATTGTTCAAGTCTTTATGACAGAGCCCACTGTGACTTACAGAAACCTGGAGAAACAAGACATTGTAAAAGGTGACCTTAGTGCAGCCTTGGATTCACTGAGCCAAGCCATCAATCAGAAAGCGGCAATAGAGAAAGAGCAGGTGGTGAAAGGAGACATACCCATGACTTTAAGATCTCTGGAGAAGGCTCAGTATCAGCCCAAAGAAATGGAAAAGCCAGAAATAATCAGAGGAGACATTAGAAGTGCTCTTGAGTCACTTGAGAAGTCTGCAACTACAAAAATGGAAGCTACTATTGAAGATTTAGTACCAGGTGATATCAAAGGAACCCTAAAGTCCCTGCAGGAGGCCAAAGATGCTGTTAAGGAAGTTGAAAGAGAGGAGATTGTCAAAGGAGACATCCACATTGCTATGCATAGTTTACATGAGGCATCCAGTGAGAAAAAGACACATCAGCATCAAGTGAGTGAACAAGGGGATGTTAAGGCAACCATTCAGCTCCTCCTTGAGCCAACAACCAGCCCAAGAATGCAGCGCCGGGGGAGCATTGAAGGAAATGTGAAAACATCCATAAAATCACTCTATGAAGGACAAGAAACAACTTTCGTGGAAAAAGAGGAAGTATTAAAAGGGGATGTTCAAGGCGCGATAAAGTGcctgatgcaaaaaaaacagtattcaaAGCCAAAGCGCATGCAATCAAAAGTAAGGGCTCCGCAGAAAAATCCACTTACTGTAAATCAAGTGACACATGAGCAATTACTTGAAGAAAAGCAGAAGACCATAACAGGCAGTTCagacagtgctgtgaaaaaactCTTTCAAAGCTGTGAGTCGCAAAAGCACAATGAAAGCAAACTGATGAAAACACAGGTAATTACCAACGAGGCATCTATGACTGTATCCAAAACAGACAATACTGCTGGGGCCTTTCAAAAAAAGAGCATAAAAGAGGAAAAGCCCAAAGTGCTGCCCCCACAGAAAACACAATCCTCTAAGCCCATTATGATAAAGACTAAGCAAACATCTAATTATGAGCAAGCAAAAGCTAAAACAGCTGAcatgaatacaataaaatcaGTGCACAGCTCATTGCAGACAAATATTTCAAACAAGCAAATATGTGAAACAAAGACAGTCCAACACGTACAGATGACCGTCGTGCAGGAAACGGCCTCTCATAaagaaaatgtcacaataaCTGAGCATACAGCTAAAAAGCAGATGGAGAATCAGGCTTTCAGACAAAAGCAAAGCTTAAAAAACTTGAAAAGTGACTCTCACAATCTCGACATGGTGACGCGGGGCGTGATCAAAAAGGGTAAGCCAGAACTTCACTTCCCTCCACCTCCCTTATCACCACCTCCTTCCTCTGAGTCTGAGCTTTCCCTTCCTCCACCACCATCTCCATTGCTGGAAAACCCAACATCTTGCTTGTCTCAACCTCCCGTCGCAGCGCAGGAAAGTGACCTTccaccaccaccgccgccgcctcctgTTGAAAGTGGAAAATTAGAGCCAGAATTTTTTCCACCTCCTTCTCCAACCTCTTGCTCTGGACAAGATTTCCTTCCTCCCCCACCTTCACAGGAAGAACTTAATGCAATGCCTTTGCCTCCTGGCACAAATCTAGGGAAGTCCATTGGTAAGCCTTTGTTTAAAGTGCCCAAACAACCAGAGGCACAAAGACCTGCACCtgttaaaccaaaatggcaaagAAACATGCAGAATCTATTGCAACGTCCCACTCAGCTCCACCTTGaccaagaaaaaacaacaatagcaCCCTTCAGAAATGTCAAAGTTCAGGAAGGTATAACAGAAGCAAGCGAGCAGAAAGCACACAAGATAATTCATTCAGACACAAAAATACCAAACCTTCCTTCTGCTAAACTGATCCAAAAAGCAAGCCCAcagccaccccaaaaaatatttcttcccCCCATGAAGTTGCCTCTGCCCCCTGAACCTGCTCCTGCACCACAGCCGAGGCCGTACGCTCACAAATTTAAAACCCCTCTCATGCTTGCAGAGGAAAAATACCGTCAGCAGAGAATGGAGAATGAGGAAACAGGGACAAGTACAGTCACAACTTCCACCTCGCCTCCATTAAATACACAACCCACCCCGTATGTTGACAGTCTGCAGCTTTCCACATTAAATGGGACTGAAAAAGTAGAGACCACAGAAGCAGCAAAAGTAAATGTACAAGTTCCCAAAGAAGAAACTTCAGTACAACACATAACCACCAAGAAAATCCCATCTCAGATTCCTTTGAGCAAGCCCTTGACCTCTGTGGCAAGTAAGAAAGTAGCTCCAGGATGTTCCAATTTAGATAGCCAGCAACTTTCGACCAAGATCTCCTCAGGTAAATTACTCTCTTCAAAAGTCAGCGTAAAAAATCAACCAGCGCCCGTGCTCAAGACTCAACCTTTTTCTGTATCCCAGTTAGAACATGAAACCTCTAATGTAGCAGTCCAGTCATGCACAAATGTCGTCACGTCTTCAGTCACTGAGGAGCAGCAAATTATTAAGAAGTCCAAGGCCAGTAATATCGCTGTCACACACAGTGATCTATCTCAAGAAAATATACATGTCCAAGGGCAGGTTGCACCCATGCGGGAAGCAAAGGAtgtaaaaaatgtcaatgaGGTTTTgacaaaagaaggaaaaatgcCCTCCTCTCAGCCCACAAAAATTCCCAAGGTAACTCCAAGTTTCAAGGTGAGAACCTTTAAGATGCCAGCTCAGAAAAAAGATGAGAAAGATGACACATTAGGACAAATAGAGGCAAAGAAAAGTGAAACGCACTTCCAGCAGCAGATAAGCAACGTGTCACTGAGGAGTGAAGCAAAATTGACTCAGGAAAGAAACCAGGTGACATCATCAATAACAGAAGTTCAAGTGAGAGAGACAAAAAATCAGGTGCCCATTAagaaagaaagtcacatgatttCTGGGAAACCCGTGCATATGAACGAAACCAAAGAAACCCAGCCGCCAACAGTCACTGTTTTAATGGCCAAGAAGGCTAAGACGTCGTCTGTGTCACAGGTTCAGCAGAGCATGAGGGCACAGCAGGTCCAAAGACAACAGGAAATGGTTGTGACTGAGAGGGTGGTCCAGCATAGCTCTCAGAGGCAAGAAGCTGCTCATATGCATCAAAAGCAAATAAAGCAAGAACCGGCAGAAGCAAGCAAAACGCAGACAACATCGGGAAAGTCAAAAAGTGACATGTCTGTTCAAATCACTTGTATGGACCAGGCCCATTCAGAGGAAATGCCACAATTAGAGAAATGTCATGCAATGCAGAAGCTGCTCACTCAAATGAAAGAGTTTGAGGGCACACCAAGCAAGATCGACCCCACCACTGTCAGCAGGATTATAAGTGATCTCCCTGACTGGCTGGTTGGCTCAGATGAGAGAAATAATTTATGTGGACTTGCAAAACAGTCAAATAAGAAAAAGTTGAAAGAGATGGTGGTTTATTTGAAGAATATTATTCAAGTTAAGCACACAAATCTGGCGGAGAAACTGACAGCTGTGGAAATGAAAGAGAAAGCGTTCCCTTCCCCACCACCCCCAGTGGCTCCAAAACCAGATCAGGTCTTAAGTGGTGTGACTACAAAGTTATCAAAAATCAGCATTGGTTCATCTAAAACGGAAAAGAAGGggtctgaagaaaaaaagtcactgcaCGAAAGCAAAGTGCAACATGAGCTGAGTGAGGCAGCACATCAGAGAGTCCACTCCCCATTGGCAAGCATCCGCACTCCCTCTCCCACCTTCATTAGCATTGAATCTAGAAGGATAGAGTCACCGCTCAGAGGCACCCCGTCACCACCGCCTTACAAGTCTGTCGGAACGCCTCCGCCTCCAACTCGTAAGCAGTACACTGCCACATCTACCTTCCGGGCCACGCCATCTCCCACCATGAACCGCTCTGAGAAGctgatgaaattgaaagacaCTACCTCAAAGGTTTCTTGCAACcccacccctcctcctcctttggCGACACCAGAGTTGTTTGTGGATGCCGGAGAGCAATCATCTCAGTGTATCGTACAGGATACTCCCACAGTGAGAAATGAGCAGGTATTGGTGAATGTGGCAGAAGTGGGCGACTCCATGATGACAGTCAGAgacaaaaagtgtttctttGAGGAGGCCCAGAAAGGAGAAGAAAACAAGTCATACCTTCGGAAGGATCCAATTCATATCCCTGAACGCCTTGAAGCTGATACTGAGGAGAGTGCTCAGGTTTTGACTGCAGACATCCTGAAAGAGGACCTCCCTAGAGTGGACATGACAAAGCTGGTAAATAAATTTGAGTCTCCACAAGCAACCGTCTACTCCAGGAAAGAGCCAATTGCGATCACAGAGAGGCTAGGTAGTGACACTGAGGATGCAGAGCCCAACCCACACACCCCGCGAATAGAAGAAATGTCAACATTCAACGTCAAAGCGATAAAGAATGTGTTTGAAAGTGGCGAGCACAGTTCTCAGGCAGCCCGAGACCTACgagaacaaattgaaaaaagagAAGCAGACTTTTCCCACTCTAAGCCAGTGGACCAGTCTGAAATTTCCTCACTTGCTGAGGGGTTATGCAGCATTGATGATTTTGGGAACATCATGAGGAGTGAGGTGTATTGTGGGAGCTCTGTGACCCGTGGCAATCCTCCATCCTATGCTGATGTGGTGAGAGGCAGAGTTCCAACAGTTGCTGTGCCCTCTGATGCCTCTACCGAGGAGCTACTGAGAAACTTGCAGCAGTCTTGGGCTGAAAGCCAAGGAAGCTTACAGAATGTGGGCTTCAGAGTCATGGAGCAGAGGAGTTCACAGATTGTCACACATCAGCAGGAGACTGTCGTGATGG